The Lycium barbarum isolate Lr01 chromosome 12, ASM1917538v2, whole genome shotgun sequence genome includes a region encoding these proteins:
- the LOC132624271 gene encoding uncharacterized protein LOC132624271 — protein sequence MCKRFLWTGKAELTRKSLVAWSRLCHPQSAGGLNFIDIFLWNKSDVCKLLWNMCMKKDKLWAKWIHAYYGKGRSVWEIEPKQASWVVQKIFKAKKKYFDEAGFSRIELQVVQQPSIKSIYQRLQGQFDKVSWKGIICGKQGSPKWIFILRLAALERLYTCDRLIKWGMDNIDEQCQLCRGAPKTLNHVFFTCPFSGSIWLRLLQWLHINGTNMGWDDELKLAETWCKGRSSRAKVYEIVLAATVYYVWK from the coding sequence ATGTGCAAGAGATTCCTCTGGACAGGCAAAGCTGAACTTACAAGGAAATCATTAGTAGCTTGGAGCAGACTATGCCATCCTCAGTCAGCAGGTGGTTTGAATTTCATTGACATATTCCTTTGGAATAAATCTGATGTTTGCAAACTACTATGGAATATGTGTATGAAGAAAGACAAACTTTGGGCAAAGTGGATTCATGCATACTATGGGAAAGGTAGAAGTGTTTGGGAGATTGAACCAAAACAAGCATCATGGGTAGTGCAGAAGATAttcaaggcaaaaaaaaaatattttgatgaAGCTGGGTTCTCCAGGATTGAGCTACAAGTTGTACAACAACCATCCATCAAAAGTATCTACCAAAGATTACAAGGGCAATTTGACAAAGTCAGCTGGAAGGGTATAATCTGTGGTAAGCAAGGCTCTCCAAAATGGATTTTCATACTGAGATTAGCTGCACTGGAGAGGTTGTACACATGTGATAGATTAATTAAATGGGGCATGGATAATATTGATGAACAATGCCAGCTATGCAGAGGGGCACCAAAGACACTAAACCATGTATTCTTTACGTGTCCTTTCTCAGGATCCATTTGGTTGAGATTGTTACAATGGCTTCATATTAACGGAACCAACATGGGGTGGGATGATGAATTGAAATTGGCTGAAACATGGTGCAAGGGAAGAAGTAGCAGGGCTAAGGTGTACGAGATTGTGCTTGCAGCAACTGTGTATTATGTATGGAAGTAG